One genomic region from Zalophus californianus isolate mZalCal1 chromosome 2, mZalCal1.pri.v2, whole genome shotgun sequence encodes:
- the LOC113925513 gene encoding DNA-directed RNA polymerases I, II, and III subunit RPABC4-like, whose translation MDTKKDVQSQKQQPVILICGKCHKENEIKSKYPIKCRDCEYRIIYTKKTKILLVSDAQWNI comes from the coding sequence ATGGATACCAAGAAGGATGTTCAATCCCAAAAGCAGCAGCCGGTCATATTAATCTGTGGAAAAtgtcataaagaaaatgaaataaaatccaagTATCCAATCAAATGCAGAGACTGTGAATACAGAATAATATACacaaaaaagactaaaattttgTTGGTTTCTGATGCTCAATGGAACATTTAG